A window of Oikeobacillus pervagus genomic DNA:
GTCTCTAACTAGGCTATTTTTTCGGTCTCAATTTCCCTTAGCGTTATAAATTTCATGAAATTCTCAAAGTTTTAGATTGCGGTGAATAATTCAGGATAAATATTTTCCTCCACCTGTTTTTTGATTTGAAATTTCTTATTCTACTATGACAAGGGCCACCCACACTGAGTGAAGTTCACTTTACGATTGGGCAATAGCTGAAGTCTTTTTCGCACGGACATGATAGACGCGATATAAGAGAAATGCGATGACGGATAAGAATGCCCCTGATATGTACGGTAATCCAGCGGCAACTGAAAATAACCAACCACCTAATGGAGGGCCAATGATTCGACCAAGTGAATCAAATGAAGACAATAACCCAGTCGCACTTCCATGACCGACAGTCGATGTCTTCGTTAATAAGGCAGAAACACTTGGGCGGATGACACCATTGCCAATTCCAAATATCGTTAAATAAATTGCAGCGGTTGTAAAACTATCCACTAATAAAATACAGGCAAATCCAATGGCGGAAATGATAATGCCTGCTTGGATGACTAAGCCTTCACCGAATTTCTTCGTTAATCGACCGACTACCCCCCCTTGAACGATCGCCCCAGCAAGACCCATAATCATAAAAATATAGCCTAATTCGATCGCTCCTAAACCAGCTTTTTTGGCAGCGAAATAAGCAAAAGTCGCCTCTAAGCCGGACAGGGATAAGGAAATAAATAATTGTAAAATAAATAAAATAGAAACTGGCCCATTAAAAGCGGCAAACATGGAAGATTTTTTTTCTAAATGAGCGTTTCTCTTTTCCTTTGGCAATGATTCTTTTAATAAAATCAACACAAGGAAAAACGTAATAAGAGATGAAATCCCGGAAATATAGAAAGGCATATTTAAACTTGTTTTCGAAAAGACACCACCAATCGCAGGTCCAAAGATAAATCCTAAACCAACGGCAGCTCCGATGATTCCCATGCCTTTTCCTCGATCCTCAGGGGACGTAATATCCGCCACATACGCCATCGTTGTCGGCATATTCGCTGACGATAAAACCCCCCCAATAATTCTAGCAGCAAACAACATCCACAATTGAGTTGAAACCGCCATTAAAAAGAAGGAAATAGCTAGACCAAAAATTCCAATCATAATAACTGGCTTTCGACCAATGCGATCCGAGATCCGTCCCCACATCGGAGCGAAAAGCAATTGCATTAAGGAATAAACCGCCATTAATAGCCCAAGTTCTGTTGGATTGGCCCCGATCTTTTCCGCATAAAACGGAAGAACAGGAATAATAATCCCAAATCCAATCATCACTAAAAACATCACTAAAAATAAAACCGGTAAGGCCTTTTTCGTTTCCAAATTCAATCCCCTCCTTATAAGTTCATTATCGTTGTCATGTAAAGAATCGTTTTTGTTTATAATTGCATACTGATTTGGCAAATGTCGACAAAGATTCTATATAATCTTCTAGTTTAATGCTTTTTAAGAAAATTCGCTACTATTTCTCCTCAAGAAACAAAACAGGCAGGTAGAGAATGGCCAACAAGCAGAAAAACCAGCAGAAGAAGTGCAAATAATCACGGGAAATCGTCATATAATCCGGGAAATAAGCAAAACCCCACAGAACAAGCGCAAATCTCTTCAAAAGTAGCGCAAATCCGATTTGGAAATAGTCAAATACCGCTGGGAAATAGTCAAAAGGAAAAGTTTCCATTTTCCATTGCCTAGTGAACGTTCTTGATTCCACAAGTGCAAATAATCGCGGGAAATCGTCATATAAACCGGGAAATAAGCAAAACCCCACAGAACAAGCGCAAATCCCTTCAGAAGTAGCGCAAATCCCTTCAGAAGTAGCGCAAATCCGATTGGGAAATAGTCAAAAGGAAAAGTTTCCATTTTCCATTGCCTAGTGAACGTTCTTGATTCCAGAAGTGCAAATAATCGCGGGAAATCGTTATATAAACCGGGAAATAAGCAAAACCCCACAGAACAAGCGCAAATCCCCACAAAACAAGCGCAAATCCGATTTGGAAATAGTCAAATACCGATGGGAAATAGTCAAAAGGAAAAGCTTTCATTTTCCATTGCCTAGTGAACGTTCTTGAGTCCAGAAGTGCAAATAATCGCGGGAAATCGTCATATAAACCGGGAAATAAGCAAATCCTCACAGAACAAGCGCAAATCTCTTCAGAAGTGGCGCAAATCCGATTGGGAAATATTCAAATACCGATGGGAAATAGTCAAAAGGAAAAGTTTCCATTTTCCATTGTCTAAGTGAACGTTCTTGATTCCAGAAGTGCAAATAATCGCGGGAAATCGCCATATAAACCGGGAAATAAGCAAATCCCCACAAAACAAGCGCAAATCCGATTTGGAAATAGTCAAAACACTTTTGTAAATATAGAGTCGGGTTCTAACCATCGACCTTTACAAAAAAAGGGGTAACTAATCTTTTGGAATCTGCTGATGTTTATTCAGGTTAAAGTTGGAAATCATATTGAAGTAAGGATCAGAATACAGTCATAAAAATGATAAGTTTTAGAAACATATTTCTTGATTTTCTATTTTACAAGAGAGTACTATACATATAGGGGTATTTGGAGTGAACTATTATAGAGGAGGCTAAAATAATGAACGAGGTAGATTTATTAATTACTTTAACGGCTCATGAAAGAGATGCGAATAATGTTACAATTGCCTTTACGATGGGGTTAAAAGCACTAGAAAAAGGTCATAAGGTAGAAATTTTACTATTGTCAGATGCCGTCCATCTTGCGAAAAAAGGATATGCCGATCAAATTGACATTGGTGCCCCATTTAAGTCAATCCAAGAACTTTTGCCCGCTTATTTAGAAAAAGGGGGCAACATAAAAGTTTGTTCCTCCTGCATGGAACATAATAACGTGGCGAAGGAAGACATCGTCGACGGAGCAGAAGTCATCAATGCAGACTATGTAGTTGACGCCATTATGGAATCGAAGAAAACATTGCAGTTGAACTAGAGAGGCACTCACACTTCTATAAACAATTACAAATGAGGAAAAAGAGCATCATAGGAATCTATGGTGCTCTTTTTCCTTTCCAAAATTAACCTATAGTGCAAAAAAGTGTGGGAAATCATCAAATATCTTGGGAAATACGCAAATATCGCAACGACAAGTGCAAAAATTCGGAGAACGTGTTCAAATTGGTCTGGGAAATATGCAAAAGTCGCTGGGAAATGTGCAAATCGGTCTTTTCAGGGAACAGCGGAAACACCGAAACATCGGAACCGTCCCTACGTTTCCTCCCGCGTTTCTGGGTGGGCGTGGAAACCAAGGAAACAGGAAAACCGCTTCCACATTCAGAAAAGGAAAATGCCCCGATTTTTTACTGTTCAAAATCCAAACGCTGTTTTCATTGTTATATCAACTCATTATAAAAAAATAATGTCAAAACAAAAATCTATTTAATTTTTAAACAACGTTCAAAAAATTGTTGACTACTGTTCGTCCAGGGTTATAATTAAATTATGTTGGGAATTTTCAGACAATATTTCTAGTGGAAGTGAGGTTATCTAAACATGAGTTTATCTATTATGACTGATGATCATACGATGTTTCGAAAAGCGTTACGTAAGATGCTTGAAAAGGAAGCTTACCCGTACTATGAGCAATGGGAAAAGTTTCGGGAGATTCCGCGTGAATTTTGGTTGAAGATGGGAGAGAATGGTTTTCTTTGCCCGTGGGTGGATGAAGAATACGGGGGATTAGGTTTAGATTATTCTTATTCGATGATTCTAATCGAGGAACTAGAGCGAGTTGGTCAAGGATTAGGGACTTCTATGGGATTACATTCGGAGATTTCAAGCCCCTATCTATTATCTTTTGGAACAGAAGAGCAGAAGCAAAAATGGTTGCCAGGATGTTTAAGTGGGGAATTGATTACAGCGATTGCGATGACGGAGCCTGGAGCGGGATCTGATCTAGCTGGGATCAAAACAACGGCCAAACGTGAAGGCGACTACTATATTTTAAATGGTGAAAAGACATTTATTACGAATGCCATTTCTTGTGATTTAGCGATTGTTGCCGTCAAAACCGACCCACATGCCTCCCCAGCTTACAAGGGTGTCAGTTTAATCGTGGTGGAAAATGGAACGGAAGGATACCGAAAAGGGAAAAAACTTAATAAAATTGGCATGCATAGTGGAGATACAGGGGAATTAATATTTGAAGATGCAAAAGTGCCCGTCTCAAATTTACTAGGAGAAGAAGGAAAAGGCTTTTATTACTTAATGGAAAAACTTCAGCAAGAACGTCTCGTCGTTGCTCTCCAATGTCTAGTCGAAGCAGAAGAAATGCTCAAACTCACGATCGATTATGTAAAAAACCGCCAAGCTTTTGGCCAGCCTATTAGTAAATTTCAGAATACTCAGTATAAAAT
This region includes:
- a CDS encoding acyl-CoA dehydrogenase family protein — its product is MSLSIMTDDHTMFRKALRKMLEKEAYPYYEQWEKFREIPREFWLKMGENGFLCPWVDEEYGGLGLDYSYSMILIEELERVGQGLGTSMGLHSEISSPYLLSFGTEEQKQKWLPGCLSGELITAIAMTEPGAGSDLAGIKTTAKREGDYYILNGEKTFITNAISCDLAIVAVKTDPHASPAYKGVSLIVVENGTEGYRKGKKLNKIGMHSGDTGELIFEDAKVPVSNLLGEEGKGFYYLMEKLQQERLVVALQCLVEAEEMLKLTIDYVKNRQAFGQPISKFQNTQYKIVEMATEIELGRTYMNQITERHLNGESLIKEVSMAKWWISEMAKRVASECLQLHGGYGYMEEYEIARRYRDIPVASIYAGSTEIMKNIIAKQLEL
- a CDS encoding MFS transporter codes for the protein METKKALPVLFLVMFLVMIGFGIIIPVLPFYAEKIGANPTELGLLMAVYSLMQLLFAPMWGRISDRIGRKPVIMIGIFGLAISFFLMAVSTQLWMLFAARIIGGVLSSANMPTTMAYVADITSPEDRGKGMGIIGAAVGLGFIFGPAIGGVFSKTSLNMPFYISGISSLITFFLVLILLKESLPKEKRNAHLEKKSSMFAAFNGPVSILFILQLFISLSLSGLEATFAYFAAKKAGLGAIELGYIFMIMGLAGAIVQGGVVGRLTKKFGEGLVIQAGIIISAIGFACILLVDSFTTAAIYLTIFGIGNGVIRPSVSALLTKTSTVGHGSATGLLSSFDSLGRIIGPPLGGWLFSVAAGLPYISGAFLSVIAFLLYRVYHVRAKKTSAIAQS
- a CDS encoding DsrE family protein, yielding MNEVDLLITLTAHERDANNVTIAFTMGLKALEKGHKVEILLLSDAVHLAKKGYADQIDIGAPFKSIQELLPAYLEKGGNIKVCSSCMEHNNVAKEDIVDGAEVINADYVVDAIMESKKTLQLN